From a single Deltaproteobacteria bacterium genomic region:
- the recR gene encoding recombination protein RecR, with protein sequence MPLTPALARLVQELGKLPGIGEKTATRLALFILGAGREYVENLSEAIWAVKAETSYCQQCFSFAEGDLCPVCNDPKRSDEAICVVEEPADQMAVERAQEYHGHYHVLQGVLAPLDGIGPEQLKITQLMERLRRGHTREVIIATNPTVEGEATALYLAKLIKPLGIRVSRIAHGIPMGGDVEYVDAVTLGRAIEGRREM encoded by the coding sequence ATGCCGCTGACTCCCGCACTTGCACGCCTTGTCCAGGAGTTAGGGAAACTCCCAGGTATCGGTGAGAAAACGGCGACTCGTTTGGCGTTGTTTATCTTGGGCGCTGGGCGCGAATATGTGGAAAATTTATCTGAAGCGATCTGGGCGGTAAAAGCAGAGACATCGTATTGCCAACAGTGCTTCAGTTTTGCCGAAGGCGATTTATGTCCGGTTTGTAACGACCCGAAACGGAGTGACGAGGCGATTTGTGTTGTAGAAGAACCCGCAGATCAAATGGCCGTTGAACGAGCACAGGAGTACCATGGCCATTATCATGTTTTACAGGGAGTCCTTGCTCCACTTGATGGTATCGGACCTGAGCAACTCAAAATTACCCAACTGATGGAACGGCTTCGTCGCGGACACACACGTGAGGTCATTATTGCAACCAATCCGACGGTGGAAGGTGAAGCCACAGCGTTGTATCTGGCGAAACTCATTAAGCCGCTAGGCATTCGTGTCAGCCGTATTGCCCACGGCATCCCGATGGGCGGCGATGTGGAATACGTTGATGCTGTCACTCTCGGTCGTGCTATTGAAGGGCGACGAGAGATGTAG
- a CDS encoding YbaB/EbfC family nucleoid-associated protein, whose amino-acid sequence MANMGDLMKQAKQLQDRLSRAQEDAANKTVEASAGGKMVTAVVSGRLELVSLRIEPTVVTSGDQEMLQDLVIAAVNEGLRKAQKLMADEMAKVTGGLKIPGLTA is encoded by the coding sequence ATGGCAAACATGGGCGATTTGATGAAACAGGCCAAGCAGTTGCAAGATAGACTCAGCCGCGCGCAAGAGGATGCTGCCAATAAAACAGTAGAAGCCTCTGCCGGTGGCAAGATGGTGACCGCTGTGGTCAGTGGCCGCCTCGAATTAGTCTCACTACGGATTGAGCCCACGGTGGTTACATCTGGTGATCAAGAAATGCTGCAAGACCTGGTGATCGCTGCGGTCAATGAAGGACTGCGTAAAGCCCAGAAGCTCATGGCAGATGAGATGGCGAAGGTGACCGGAGGTCTGAAGATTCCTGGTTTGACTGCTTGA
- the dnaX gene encoding DNA polymerase III subunit gamma/tau: MNMSYLVLARKWRPQTFDEVVGQEHVTRTLRNAITSGRVAHAFLFTGPRGVGKTTTARLLAKALNCENGPTAEPCNTCSNCTEITAGTALDVLEIDGASHTGVDNIRDLTEGIQYRPVKSRFRVVIIDEVHMLSNAAFNALLKTLEEPPLHVKFIFATTESHKILATISSRCQRYDFKRIPLRELIAKLRSIAEREGLTVDDRGLALLAREADGSLRDAESLLDQVVAWSNGEINERTVQESLGVADRQALFRLVEDVLGQDPASALRLAGDLYQHGYDPRRLCHDLLEHFRNLVFVKVNPELAALADLPDHEIAEVQQQASRRSLEDLQRLFTLTLRAEEDVSKTAYAQLVVEMTLVKLASQPAVLPIDEALARLETVAQSLSGQPLSARPASQLHSPAAQPAVSMAPLRPPAPLPKDEVPALRPAVNPRREDPPPSRPRPSPMQQEEDSPRVEEATAVNADQQQAWDKFLAAVQKEKISVFFALKSGRLLDITQTSLRIGLEKDPYFKELSRKENVAFLETAAKRAFGRPLTVEVTKGGATSSPSPPSPVPHGGQAATPQSQPGTDDSLVKTVLDVLGGEVQKTRSHRVSNEPSQ; encoded by the coding sequence ATGAATATGAGCTACCTTGTTCTTGCGCGTAAGTGGCGACCGCAAACCTTTGACGAAGTTGTAGGGCAAGAACATGTGACCCGGACGCTGCGTAATGCGATTACCAGCGGGCGAGTGGCACATGCGTTTTTGTTTACTGGTCCTCGCGGTGTGGGAAAAACCACTACTGCACGCCTGTTAGCCAAAGCCCTCAACTGTGAGAATGGCCCAACTGCTGAGCCATGTAACACTTGCAGTAATTGTACTGAGATTACTGCTGGCACTGCGCTCGATGTGTTAGAAATCGATGGTGCATCGCATACCGGTGTCGATAATATCCGTGATCTGACCGAAGGAATCCAATACCGCCCGGTCAAAAGTCGCTTTCGTGTGGTCATCATTGATGAAGTCCACATGTTGTCGAACGCGGCGTTCAACGCCTTACTCAAGACCCTTGAAGAACCTCCACTCCATGTCAAGTTTATCTTTGCCACCACCGAATCTCATAAAATACTGGCGACGATTTCCTCACGCTGTCAACGCTACGATTTCAAACGTATTCCGTTGCGTGAGCTTATCGCCAAATTGCGTTCGATTGCTGAACGCGAAGGCTTGACGGTTGATGATCGTGGACTTGCCCTGCTTGCTCGTGAAGCTGACGGCAGCCTGCGTGATGCCGAATCGTTACTGGACCAAGTTGTAGCCTGGAGTAACGGAGAGATTAATGAACGAACAGTGCAAGAGTCCCTTGGTGTTGCCGACCGGCAAGCATTGTTCCGGCTCGTGGAAGACGTATTGGGTCAAGACCCGGCTTCAGCGTTACGCTTAGCTGGGGATTTATATCAACATGGGTATGATCCACGACGTCTTTGCCATGATTTGCTTGAACATTTCCGCAATCTGGTTTTCGTCAAGGTCAACCCGGAACTGGCAGCCCTGGCGGATCTTCCTGATCACGAAATCGCTGAGGTCCAACAGCAAGCTTCACGACGCTCGCTTGAAGATTTGCAACGGCTCTTTACTCTTACTCTGCGAGCAGAAGAAGACGTCAGCAAGACTGCGTATGCTCAGCTCGTTGTCGAGATGACCCTGGTCAAACTTGCCAGCCAGCCAGCAGTATTGCCGATTGATGAAGCCTTAGCCCGACTGGAAACTGTCGCTCAGAGTTTGAGTGGCCAACCTTTATCTGCGCGCCCAGCAAGTCAGCTGCATTCACCTGCGGCACAACCCGCTGTGTCTATGGCGCCTCTGCGTCCGCCTGCTCCATTACCTAAAGACGAGGTCCCGGCTCTTCGTCCTGCAGTGAATCCGCGTCGAGAAGATCCGCCACCGTCTCGTCCAAGACCTTCTCCCATGCAGCAAGAAGAAGATAGCCCGCGGGTTGAAGAAGCTACTGCTGTGAATGCCGACCAGCAACAAGCCTGGGATAAATTTTTAGCTGCGGTGCAGAAGGAAAAGATTTCCGTGTTCTTTGCCCTGAAATCTGGTCGCCTCCTCGATATCACCCAGACCAGTCTCCGTATTGGCCTTGAGAAAGATCCCTATTTTAAGGAACTCTCTCGTAAGGAAAATGTTGCTTTCCTGGAGACTGCGGCGAAACGCGCCTTTGGGCGTCCATTGACGGTAGAAGTCACAAAAGGTGGTGCCACTTCCTCTCCGTCGCCGCCGTCACCAGTGCCTCATGGAGGGCAGGCCGCGACTCCTCAAAGCCAACCTGGAACGGATGACTCTCTCGTCAAAACTGTCCTTGATGTTTTGGGAGGAGAAGTCCAAAAAACCCGCTCGCATCGAGTATCTAACGAGCCGTCACAATAA